In the genome of Quercus robur chromosome 3, dhQueRobu3.1, whole genome shotgun sequence, one region contains:
- the LOC126718082 gene encoding RNA polymerase II C-terminal domain phosphatase-like 3 isoform X1, whose amino-acid sequence MVVSGSNSLEWNNCVEIEGEETLGKMGKEENKVEDVEEGEISDTASVEEISEEDFIKQETSSKVSPKPKSEARVWTMQDLYNYQVSRGYASSLYNLAWAQAVQNKPLNDIFVMDVEKDEKLKRSSSTASTTAATTTTLPPPPAVASVVVVEEKVKNDKVVDEVVIDDSGDDMDVEKEDGELEEGEIDLDSETVEKEEEVEMTVEMAVEKAAEVKPEVEEVKLKVIAKEEEEEGEGVSSIESVNVERLEIDSKEKELAKRVDSIREALGSVNVIEAEKSFEEVCSRVRSNLESLQEVFSGLIVPTKDALVQLSFTAIQAVHSVFCAMNISQKEQNKDNFLRLISYANNCDPPLFSSDQIKEIEVMKPSVDSVDALSSGRAGNKEKEILAFDGATNKDSDTSTKNAGHELTSSNKLSSDSAAIGFSVQNNQNVLAESLKQGLSNYKAKGALLPLLDLHKDHDADSLPSPTREAPSSFYVNKGMAVGDGMTKLVLPTTKLAHDTENSKLHLYETDAFKAVSSYQQKFGRSSFFTSDMLPSPTPSADEDDGDGDISGEVSSSSTVGNVRNANLPILGQSIAPSMDSSSMQGLITAASAAPTTSGLNPPIVKASAKSRDPRLRLANSDASALDLNQRPLSMVHNAPKVDSVGTINSRKQKNVEEPSLEGPALKRQRNGLENPGIVRDVKIVSGSGGWLEDAGLVGPQLMNRNLLMENAETDPRKMVNAVNCPSTSANTNVTISGNEQVPVTSTSTTASLPALLKDIVVNPTMLINILKVGAQQMSVDPAKSTTQLPSTNSILGAVPLVNVAASKTLGLLQKPAGTIQVPSQIAPMSQQDDLGKIRMKPRDPRRILHGSALQKSSSSGHEQLKTIVSPISSTQGSKDNMNVLKQEGQADTKSGPSQSVAPPDFARLFTKNLKNIADIISVSPISSTQGSKDNMNVQKQEGQADIKSGPSQSVAPPDFARLFSKNLKNIADTMSVSQASTTVPIISQNMSSEAVAVKSDKVDVKGIASNSEDQQNGMSSAPELGVAAASRSENSWKDVEHLFEGYDEQQKAAIHRERARRIEEQNKMFASRKLCLVLDLDHTLLNSAKFVEVDPVHDEILRKKEEQDREKPWRHLFRFPHMAMWTKLRPGIWNFLEKASKLYELHLYTMGNKLYATEMAKVLDPKGVLFAGRVISRGDDGDPFDGDERVPKSKDLEGVLGMESAVVIIDDSVRVWPHNKLNLIVVERYTYFPCSRRQFGLQGPSLLEIDHDERPEEGTLASSLSVIERIHQDFFSHQSLDEADVRTILAAAQRKILSGCRIVFSRVFPVGEANPHLHPLWQTAEQFGAVCTNQIDEQVTHVVANSLGTDKVNWALSTGRFVVYPGWVEASALLYRRANEREFAIKS is encoded by the exons ATGGTTGTTAGTGGATCTAATAGTTTGGAGTGGAACAATTGTGTGGAAATTGAAGGAGAAGAAACCCTAGGAAAGATGGGGAAAGAAGAGAACAAAGTTGAAGATGTGGAAGAAGGTGAGATTTCCGATACGGCTTCAGTGGAGGAGATCAGTGAAGAGGATTTTATTAAGCAAGAGACTAGTAGTAAGGTATCGCCGAAACCGAAATCGGAAGCTAGGGTTTGGACGATGCAAGATCTGTATAACTATCAAGTTTCGAGGGGATATGCTTCGAGTCTGTACAATTTGGCTTGGGCACAAGCCGTGCAGAATAAGCCACTGAATGATATTTTCGTTATGGATGTTGAGAAGGACGAGAAATTGAAGCGATCGTCGTCTACTGCTTCTACTACTGCTGCTACTACTACTACGCTGCCGCCGCCGCCGGCGGTGGCGTCGGTGGTGGTTGTGGAGGAGAAGGTGAAGAATGACAAGGTGGTTGATGAGGTCGTGATTGATGATAGTGGTGATGATATGGATGTGGAGAAGGAGGATGGGGAGTTGGAGGAAGGTGAGATTGATTTGGATTCGGAAACTGTCGAAAAGGAGGAGGAGGTTGAAATGACAGTTGAAATGGCTGTTGAAAAGGCGGCCGAGGTGAAGCCAGAGGTGGAGGAAGTTAAACTTAAAGTTATAGctaaagaagaggaagaagaaggggaagGGGTTTCGAGTATTGAGAGTGTGAATGTTGAAAGACTAGAGATTGATTCTAAAGAGAAGGAATTGGCGAAGCGGGTGGATTCGATTCGAGAAGCTCTGGGGAGTGTGAATGTGATTGAGGCAGAGAA ATCATTTGAGGAAGTTTGTTCCCGAGTGCGCAGCAATTTGGAGAGCTTGCAGGAAGTGTTTTCAGGACTTATTGTTCCGACAAAGGATGCTCTTGTTCAATTGTCATTCACTGCCATTCAAGCAGTACATTCT GTGTTCTGCGCTATGAACATTAGTCAAAAGGAACAGAACAAAGATAATTTCTTGag GTTAATTTCTTATGCCAACAACTGTGATCCCCCTCTTTTCTCCTCTGACCAGATCAAAGAG ATAGAGGTCATGAAGCCCTCTGTGGATTCTGTTGATGCTTTGTCAAGTGGTAGAGCTGGtaataaagagaaagaaatactGGCCTTTGATGGGGCTACCAATAAAGATTCTGATACTTCAACTAAAAATGCTGGTCATGAATTGACTTCTTCTAATAAGTTATCTTCAGATTCTGCAGCTATTGGATTCTCGGtccaaaataaccaaaatgtGTTAGCTGAAAGCTTGAAACAAGGACTGTCTAACTATAAGGCTAAAGGGGCTCTACTCCCGCTGTTAGACCTTCACAAGGATCATGATGCAGACAGTCTCCCCTCACCCACACGGGAAGCACCATCAAGTTTCTACGTAAACAAAGGAATGGCTGTTGGAGATGGGATGACTAAATTGGTGTTGCCAACAACTAAGTTGGCGCATGACACAGAAAATTCTAAATTGCACCTCTATGAAACTGATGCCTTCAAAGCTGTTTCTAGCTATCAACAAAAGTTTGGTCGGAGTTCCTTCTTTACAAGTGATATGCTCCCTAGCCCAACTCCTTCGGCAGATGAGGATGATGGGGATGGTGACATCAGTGGGGAGGTTTCTAGTTCTTCTACTGTTGGCAATGTAAGAAATGCGAATTTGCCCATTTTGGGGCAATCAATTGCCCCCTCCATGGACAGTTCTAGCATGCAAGGACTAATTACTGCTGCAAGTGCTGCACCTACAACTTCTGGGTTGAATCCTCCCATAGTGAAAGCTTCAGCAAAGAGTAGAGACCCTAGGCTTCGGTTAGCCAATTCTGATGCGAGTGCTTTAGATCTTAACCAACGCCCCTTATCTATGGTGCATAATGCACCTAAAGTAGATTCTGTTGGAACAATAAATTCGAGAAAGCAAAAAAATGTTGAGGAGCCTAGTTTGGAAGGTCCTGCATTAAAAAGGCAAAGGAATGGATTAGAAAATCCTGGAATTGTTAGGGATGTGAAAATTGTGTCTGGAAGCGGTGGCTGGTTGGAGGACGCTGGTTTAGTTGGACCTCAGTTAATGAACAGGAACCTGTTGATGGAGAATGCAGAAACTGATCCCAGAAAAATGGTTAATGCTGTAAATTGTCCTAGTACTAGTGCTAACACCAACGTGACAATTAGTGGAAATGAGCAGGTGCCAGTGACAAGTACCAGCACCACAGCTTCTTTGCCTGCATTATTGAAAGATATAGTTGTGAATCCAACTATGCTGATAAATATACTTAAAGTGGGAGCCCAGCAAATGTCTGTTGATCCTGCTAAAAGTACAACTCAACTTCCAAGCACAAACTCAATTCTTGGAGCGGTTCCCTTGGTGAATGTTGCTGCATCAAAGACCTTAGGGCTCTTGCAGAAACCAGCTGGAACAATTCAAGTTCCTTCACAAATAGCTCCCATG AGCCAGCAGGATGACTTGGGAAAAATTCGCATGAAACCACGTGATCCTCGCCGGATTCTCCATGGCAGTGCACTTCAGAAGAGTTCAAGCTCGGGACATGAGCAGCTCAAAACTATTGTATCCCCTATATCAAGCACCCAGGGAAGTAAGGACAATATGAATGTTCTAAAGCAAGAGGGTCAGGCAGATACAAAGTCAGGGCCTTCTCAATCTGTTGCACCACCTGACTTTGCTCGGCTTTTCACCAAGAATCTGAAAAATATTGCTGATATTATATCTGTTTCCCCTATATCAAGCACGCAGGGAAGTAAGGACAATATGAATGTTCAAAAGCAAGAGGGTCAGGCAGATATAAAGTCAGGGCCTTCTCAATCAGTTGCACCACCTGACTTTGCTCGTCTTTTCTCCAAGAATCTGAAAAATATTGCTGATACTATGTCTGTTTCCCAAGCATCGACAACTGTACCAATAATTTCTCAGAATATGTCTTCTGAAGCAGTAGCAGTAAAGTCAGACAAAGTGGATGTGAAAGGTATAGCTTCGAACTCAGAGGACCAGCAGAATGGGATGAGTTCAGCACCAGAATTAGGTGTAGCAGCTGCTTCTCGTTCAGAAAACTCATGGAAAGATGTTGAACATTTATTTGAAGGATATGATGAGCAGCAAAAGGCTGCTATCCACAGAGAGAGGGCCAGGAGGATAGAAGAACAGAATAAAATGTTTGCTTCCCGCAAGCTCTGCCTCGTCTTGGATCTGGATCACACGCTGCTTAATTCTGCTAAG TTTGTGGAAGTAGATCCGGTTCATGATGAGatattaagaaagaaagaggaacaAGATCGTGAAAAACCGTGGAGACACCTCTTCCGCTTTCCTCATATGGCAATGTGGACCAAACTACGGCCTggtatttggaattttttggaGAAG GCTAGTAAGCTTTATGAGCTGCATCTATACACTATGGGGAACAAGCTATATGCTACGGAGATGGCAAAAGTGCTTGATCCAAAAGGGGTTCTGTTTGCTGGACGCGTTATCTCTAGGGGTGATGATGGGGATCCTTTTGATGGTGATGAGAGGGTTCCTAAGAGTAAGGATCTGGAAGGGGTTCTAGGTATGGAATCGGCTGTTGTAATTATAGACGATTCTGTGCGGGTTTGGCCACATAACAAACTGAACTTGATAGTTGTAGAAAG GTACACATACTTTCCCTGTAGTAGACGCCAATTTGGGCTTCAAGGTCCTTCTCTACTGGAGATTGACCATGATGAAAGACCAGAAGAAGGAACTTTGGCATCCTCTTTGTCG GTTATTGAGAGAATACATCAAGACTTTTTCTCCCATCAGTCCTTAGATGAAGCTGATGTTAGAACTATACTAGCTGCGGCGCAGCGGAAGATTTTGTCTGGCTGTCGTATTGTATTTAGTAGGGTGTTTCCAGTTGGCGAAGCCAATCCTCACCTACATCCACTTTGGCAGACAGCTGAGCAGTTTGGTGCTGTATGTACCAACCAAATAGATGAACAGGTCACACATGTAGTTGCCAATTCTCTTGGGACTGATAAG GTTAATTGGGCTCTTTCTACAGGAAGATTTGTTGTTTATCCAGGCTG GGTGGAAGCATCAGCTTTGCTTTACCGGAGGGCAAATGAGCGAGAATTTGCCATTAAATCATAA